The Sulfurospirillum halorespirans DSM 13726 genome has a window encoding:
- the glmU gene encoding bifunctional UDP-N-acetylglucosamine diphosphorylase/glucosamine-1-phosphate N-acetyltransferase GlmU: protein MNISIAIMAAGLGTRMKSTLPKVLHEISGFEMLYHIIKESQKISDDIHVILYHQADLVQERMNRYFSNINYIIQDHQNFPGTGGAIRGVSPKYERLLVLNGDMPLLEAETMQNFTHLDADVVMSAFTCKEPFGYGRVILDAQLNVQKIVEEKDASAEEKQVTAVNAGVYLFKTDFLNETLPKLSNHNSQKEYYITDLIALANAENKSVKALFVDEATFMGVNSKYHLSQAEALMQERIKRRFMEQGVSMRLPQTIYIEADVQMSGECKLENGVTLLKGTVLENAHIKAHSVIEKSVIKNSDIGPMARVRPDSLIEDTHIGNFVEIKKSTLKGVKAGHLSYLGDAIIDEGTNIGCGTITCNYDGKGKYQTIIGKNVFVGSDSQLIAPVTIGDDVLIASGTTVTKDIPKGALAINREPLKIIEGFFYKFFGKKDAK, encoded by the coding sequence ATGAATATTTCGATTGCAATTATGGCGGCAGGCTTAGGCACACGCATGAAATCTACCCTTCCCAAAGTTCTTCACGAGATCAGCGGTTTTGAAATGCTTTACCACATCATCAAAGAATCTCAAAAGATTAGCGACGACATTCACGTCATTTTATACCACCAAGCAGACCTTGTGCAAGAGCGTATGAACCGCTACTTTTCCAACATTAATTACATCATTCAAGATCATCAAAACTTCCCAGGAACGGGTGGTGCGATCCGTGGGGTGAGCCCAAAATACGAGCGACTCTTAGTACTCAATGGCGATATGCCTCTGCTTGAAGCGGAAACTATGCAAAATTTTACACATTTAGATGCCGACGTTGTGATGAGTGCGTTTACATGTAAAGAGCCTTTTGGCTACGGTCGCGTCATTCTGGATGCACAGTTAAACGTTCAGAAAATCGTTGAAGAGAAAGATGCAAGCGCGGAAGAGAAGCAGGTCACGGCGGTCAATGCAGGCGTTTACCTCTTTAAAACCGACTTTTTAAACGAGACACTTCCAAAACTTTCCAACCACAATAGTCAAAAAGAGTACTACATCACCGATTTGATCGCACTAGCCAACGCAGAGAACAAAAGTGTCAAAGCGCTTTTTGTCGATGAAGCGACGTTTATGGGTGTTAATTCCAAGTACCATCTCTCGCAAGCCGAAGCACTGATGCAAGAGCGCATCAAGCGTCGTTTTATGGAACAAGGGGTGAGTATGCGCCTACCTCAGACCATCTACATTGAAGCGGATGTTCAGATGAGTGGCGAATGCAAACTTGAAAATGGGGTAACCTTGCTTAAAGGCACGGTGCTTGAAAATGCGCACATTAAAGCGCATTCGGTCATTGAAAAAAGTGTGATTAAAAACTCTGACATAGGACCAATGGCACGCGTGCGACCTGATTCACTTATCGAAGATACGCACATTGGGAACTTTGTTGAGATCAAAAAATCAACGCTTAAAGGCGTTAAAGCAGGGCATCTCAGTTATTTGGGCGATGCGATCATTGATGAGGGAACCAACATTGGCTGTGGAACCATTACATGTAATTATGATGGCAAAGGCAAATACCAAACGATCATCGGCAAAAACGTCTTTGTGGGCAGTGACTCTCAACTGATCGCACCTGTTACGATTGGCGATGATGTGCTTATCGCTTCGGGTACAACGGTCACTAAGGACATCCCCAAAGGTGCACTAGCAATCAACCGAGAACCCCTTAAAATCATAGAGGGTTTCTTCTACAAATTCTTCGGGAAAAAAGATGCGAAATAA
- a CDS encoding NAD(P)H-dependent glycerol-3-phosphate dehydrogenase has product MSIAVIGAGKWGQALQFALSFTLTCKITSRHIKPIENFVSLEEALKCEYLIFALPAQVVRGWLEAHFTFRGQKILVAAKGIEQGSGSFLNEIFAHYVPEDHLSFLSGPSFASEVMQGLPTAVVINSSNETLSKEFAAFFPSFIKTYTSKDVIGAEVCGAYKNVLAIASGICDGLKLGNNARASLIARGLVEMRRFGKYFGAHDETFLGLSGAGDLFLTASSTLSRNYRVGLFLAEGKKLETILEELGEVAEGVFTSEAIFELSAKHMIYTPIAHEIALILKGKEPRISVKDLLSD; this is encoded by the coding sequence GTGAGTATAGCTGTCATTGGAGCGGGAAAATGGGGGCAAGCACTTCAGTTTGCGCTCTCTTTCACGCTTACATGTAAGATCACCTCACGTCATATAAAACCTATTGAAAATTTTGTCAGCCTTGAAGAGGCCTTGAAATGCGAATACCTTATCTTCGCTCTTCCTGCTCAAGTCGTTCGTGGTTGGCTAGAAGCACATTTTACATTTCGTGGGCAAAAAATTCTGGTTGCTGCCAAAGGCATCGAACAGGGCAGTGGTTCTTTTTTAAATGAGATTTTTGCACACTATGTTCCAGAAGATCATCTCAGTTTTTTATCGGGCCCTTCGTTTGCAAGCGAGGTGATGCAAGGACTTCCTACCGCGGTTGTTATTAACTCCAGTAATGAAACACTTTCCAAAGAGTTTGCCGCTTTTTTCCCTTCGTTTATTAAAACCTATACGTCAAAAGATGTCATTGGTGCGGAAGTATGTGGTGCGTATAAAAACGTACTGGCGATTGCCAGTGGAATTTGTGATGGACTTAAACTTGGCAACAACGCACGTGCGAGTTTGATTGCACGTGGATTGGTTGAAATGCGCCGTTTTGGAAAATATTTTGGTGCGCACGATGAGACGTTTTTAGGGCTCAGTGGAGCGGGAGATCTTTTTTTAACCGCTTCGAGTACGCTCTCGCGTAACTACCGTGTTGGGCTTTTCTTGGCTGAGGGTAAAAAACTTGAAACTATTTTAGAAGAACTTGGCGAAGTGGCGGAGGGCGTTTTTACCTCTGAAGCGATTTTTGAACTCTCGGCAAAACATATGATTTATACACCCATTGCTCATGAAATAGCACTTATTTTAAAGGGAAAAGAGCCGCGCATCAGCGTGAAAGACCTCTTGTCAGATTGA
- a CDS encoding D-hexose-6-phosphate mutarotase: MYWSMGGTCWCNDLWRASISAQYLTQNDLFLEIHHPLFDAILLKQGAQLIHFQPKGGEPFFWSAKRSTFQKGKAFRGGIPLCWPWFGKMGTPSHGFARIVEWEMAQYSENEEGVQLIFELHDDAFTRSLWPYAFRARLEMHLNRAVELCLHVNAEKASTAALHTYLTCQNIHDVTVMGLGSAYNDALQGGMACETKEPVLHVNHSIDRIYTMSEATTLLREKDRTLSITHKNHSDVVVWNPWREGESSFADMNENDYTQMLCIESARISKSLACEDRLHVKIASL, encoded by the coding sequence TTGTACTGGTCGATGGGTGGAACTTGTTGGTGCAACGACTTGTGGAGAGCTTCCATTAGCGCGCAATACCTCACACAAAACGATCTTTTTCTTGAGATTCACCATCCGCTTTTTGATGCGATCCTCCTTAAACAAGGTGCGCAACTGATTCACTTTCAACCCAAAGGTGGTGAGCCTTTTTTTTGGAGTGCTAAGCGTTCAACGTTTCAAAAAGGTAAAGCGTTTCGTGGCGGCATTCCGCTATGCTGGCCGTGGTTTGGCAAAATGGGAACACCGTCGCATGGATTTGCGCGCATTGTTGAGTGGGAAATGGCGCAATATAGTGAAAATGAAGAGGGCGTTCAGCTGATTTTTGAACTACACGATGACGCGTTTACGAGGTCGTTATGGCCTTATGCGTTTCGTGCACGGCTTGAGATGCACTTGAACCGCGCTGTTGAACTGTGTTTACATGTAAACGCTGAAAAAGCGAGTACGGCGGCACTTCACACGTACCTTACGTGTCAAAACATTCATGACGTGACGGTGATGGGCTTGGGTAGCGCCTACAACGATGCGTTGCAAGGTGGCATGGCATGTGAAACCAAAGAGCCGGTTTTACATGTAAACCATTCCATCGATAGAATTTACACCATGTCCGAAGCGACTACGTTACTTCGCGAAAAGGATCGAACGCTGAGTATCACGCATAAAAATCACAGCGATGTGGTGGTTTGGAATCCTTGGCGTGAGGGCGAAAGTAGTTTTGCTGATATGAACGAGAATGATTACACGCAAATGCTCTGCATAGAAAGTGCTCGCATTTCCAAGTCTTTGGCGTGTGAAGATCGTTTACATGTAAAGATTGCGTCGCTTTAA
- a CDS encoding winged helix-turn-helix transcriptional regulator — protein sequence MYLVNGKEYTCSIAIAQDIFNDKWKLGIIWHLLSGEKRYKELFEEVCEITQKTLTVKLRELEEKGIIARQVFPEIPPKVVYSLTPIGEKLRPVLNEMFDWGIDYVTVCGAFTEGTVCEPKLSKKA from the coding sequence ATGTATTTAGTTAATGGAAAAGAGTACACGTGCTCTATCGCCATCGCACAAGATATTTTTAACGATAAATGGAAATTGGGCATTATTTGGCATCTGCTCTCAGGTGAAAAACGCTACAAAGAGCTTTTTGAAGAGGTGTGTGAGATTACCCAAAAGACGCTCACTGTGAAACTGCGAGAGCTCGAAGAAAAAGGCATTATCGCGCGTCAGGTTTTTCCTGAAATTCCACCCAAAGTGGTCTATTCACTCACCCCCATCGGCGAAAAATTACGCCCTGTACTCAATGAAATGTTTGATTGGGGTATTGATTATGTCACCGTATGTGGCGCCTTTACGGAGGGAACCGTGTGCGAACCAAAACTCTCTAAAAAGGCGTGA
- a CDS encoding prepilin peptidase: MGFEAVFIMLFGLCIGSFLNVAIVRMPRHQSINLPASHCPTCLHPLRWYHNIPLFSWLFLRGKCAFCNEPISVQYPLVELGTALLYGLCFYRLQSLTQALLMGSVFALLLALSIIDLRYKAVPDALSLPTLILSFCTQDPLQSLQNGLLLMGAFTFLRFGISALAKKEVMGEADIIIAGIIGAVLGIKLGLVAIYLSALIALVAFMIVRKRGYELPFIPFLALGLLLTWFFDLPILHVMEFIL, encoded by the coding sequence ATGGGTTTTGAAGCTGTTTTCATCATGCTTTTTGGTCTGTGCATAGGATCGTTTTTAAACGTTGCGATTGTGCGCATGCCTCGTCATCAAAGCATCAATCTTCCCGCATCGCACTGTCCGACATGCCTGCATCCTTTGAGATGGTACCACAATATTCCTCTTTTTTCATGGCTCTTTTTAAGAGGAAAATGCGCTTTTTGCAACGAGCCCATTTCGGTGCAATACCCACTCGTTGAGCTTGGCACTGCGCTGCTTTATGGTCTCTGTTTTTACCGTTTGCAGAGTCTTACACAAGCGCTTTTAATGGGTTCTGTTTTTGCGCTTTTGCTTGCTCTGAGCATTATTGATTTGCGGTATAAAGCTGTTCCAGATGCGCTCAGTTTACCCACACTCATCCTCTCTTTTTGCACGCAAGATCCTTTGCAATCGCTTCAAAACGGGCTTTTGCTGATGGGAGCATTTACGTTTTTACGCTTTGGTATCTCAGCGCTGGCTAAAAAAGAGGTGATGGGCGAAGCGGATATTATTATCGCAGGTATTATCGGTGCGGTGCTTGGCATCAAACTGGGGCTTGTGGCTATCTATCTCAGCGCACTGATTGCCTTGGTTGCGTTTATGATCGTGCGTAAACGTGGGTATGAACTTCCCTTTATTCCGTTTCTAGCCTTAGGGCTTTTGCTCACGTGGTTTTTTGATCTACCAATTTTACATGTAATGGAATTTATCTTATGA
- a CDS encoding LptF/LptG family permease, translating to MNRVSRYLLKHFSELFSSLFFILFFITSVVFFIKITALTAIIKMNFWELGTLYIYLLPKTLVYTLPITFFVALCITLFNLSKENETIVLFTLGYDPKKIAQLFLGLSALLSFILILDVLLLIPISKQLNSNFIEYKKAEAKFNIKANEFGQRFSDWLVYIEHSDNDRRYKGVTLYQAATQKDDEKLIVATNAIIDNEKGVLRLNLDQGKIFEFTKEGIQQVDFERMHINSQPKTIVGKLQSIIEYWNGVFTDHKRAYDLSFLLLISLFPLASTLAALSIGIVTYRYNKGGIYFEMFVAISFYLVLATLLSTWHPQSAPLVVFLIMFLSTYKIYQKRIRAMF from the coding sequence ATGAATAGAGTCAGTCGTTATCTTTTAAAACATTTCAGTGAGCTTTTTAGTTCGCTCTTTTTTATCCTTTTTTTTATCACATCCGTGGTATTTTTTATTAAAATAACGGCACTGACCGCCATTATTAAGATGAACTTTTGGGAATTAGGAACGCTCTACATCTATCTTCTGCCCAAAACACTTGTGTATACCTTACCCATTACCTTTTTTGTTGCCTTGTGTATCACACTCTTTAACCTCTCCAAAGAGAACGAAACCATCGTACTTTTTACGCTTGGATACGATCCCAAAAAAATTGCACAGCTCTTTTTAGGACTCTCCGCCCTGCTCTCTTTTATCTTGATTTTAGATGTTTTATTGCTGATTCCGATCTCCAAACAACTCAACTCAAACTTTATAGAGTACAAAAAAGCCGAAGCCAAATTTAATATCAAAGCCAATGAGTTTGGTCAACGATTCTCTGATTGGCTCGTCTACATCGAACACAGCGATAATGACAGACGCTACAAAGGCGTAACGCTCTACCAAGCTGCCACGCAAAAGGATGATGAAAAACTCATTGTAGCTACCAATGCGATCATCGACAATGAAAAAGGTGTTCTAAGACTCAATCTTGATCAAGGCAAAATTTTTGAATTTACCAAAGAGGGTATTCAGCAAGTTGACTTTGAACGTATGCACATCAACTCTCAGCCTAAAACGATTGTGGGGAAATTGCAGAGTATTATTGAGTATTGGAACGGTGTTTTTACCGATCATAAACGAGCCTACGACCTCTCTTTTTTACTGCTCATCTCCCTTTTCCCGCTTGCCTCAACGTTGGCAGCACTCAGTATTGGGATTGTCACGTACCGCTACAACAAAGGTGGGATCTACTTTGAGATGTTCGTAGCAATCTCATTTTACCTTGTCCTTGCAACGCTTTTATCCACATGGCATCCGCAAAGCGCGCCCCTTGTTGTATTTTTGATTATGTTTTTAAGTACCTATAAAATTTACCAAAAACGCATTCGCGCTATGTTCTAA
- the coaBC gene encoding bifunctional phosphopantothenoylcysteine decarboxylase/phosphopantothenate--cysteine ligase CoaBC, protein MRNNQLAGKKILLGVTGSIAIYKALELIRLFIKAGAEVKVLMSEDAKRFITPLTFEAISQNKVLHGDTESWSEGLSHIHTGKWADIFVIAPASVNTINKLSHGIADNLLTQTAIAFTKTIVLAPSANTNMMLNAITQESLLKLEALGYEIIAPQSKLLACNDEGVGALADVEQIFYHCARLLLKEAFWSEREVVITGGGTMEKIDDVRCLTNFSSGKQASALALAFYLRGANVTLISSGETPQINAINTLHVKSTAELQAALLSQMQYVTKNEKTPYLLMAAAVSDYVPIKTHEGKLKKEELGETYTLELKRNIDVLTSLPKRGFKMVGFKAEMDESKALANAGAMLEKKGLDAVCLNVLKEQNSFGSSKNEVHFITASHIQKFALAGKFEIAEQIVEQCSHL, encoded by the coding sequence ATGCGAAATAATCAACTTGCAGGGAAAAAAATCCTTTTAGGGGTCACAGGTAGCATTGCAATTTACAAAGCGTTGGAGTTGATTCGACTCTTCATTAAAGCGGGCGCGGAAGTCAAAGTGCTGATGAGCGAAGATGCGAAGCGTTTTATAACACCGCTCACCTTTGAGGCGATCAGTCAAAATAAGGTTTTACATGGTGACACGGAAAGCTGGAGCGAAGGGCTGAGCCACATTCACACGGGCAAATGGGCAGATATTTTTGTCATCGCTCCTGCTTCGGTCAATACGATCAATAAACTCAGCCATGGCATTGCGGACAATCTCTTAACCCAAACCGCCATTGCTTTTACCAAAACCATTGTACTAGCGCCTTCAGCCAATACCAATATGATGCTCAATGCCATCACTCAAGAGAGCCTTTTAAAGCTTGAAGCGCTCGGCTACGAGATCATCGCACCGCAATCCAAACTCTTAGCGTGCAATGATGAAGGTGTGGGTGCCCTTGCAGACGTTGAGCAGATTTTCTACCACTGCGCACGGTTGCTGCTTAAAGAAGCCTTTTGGAGTGAGCGCGAAGTCGTTATCACAGGTGGCGGTACGATGGAAAAGATCGATGATGTCAGGTGCCTGACCAACTTTTCCAGTGGAAAACAAGCCTCTGCGCTTGCGCTTGCGTTTTACCTCAGAGGTGCCAATGTAACGCTAATTAGCAGTGGCGAAACCCCTCAGATCAACGCCATCAATACTTTACATGTAAAGAGTACGGCAGAGCTTCAAGCCGCCCTTCTTTCGCAGATGCAGTATGTCACCAAAAACGAGAAAACGCCCTATCTTTTGATGGCAGCCGCGGTGAGCGATTATGTGCCCATCAAAACCCACGAAGGCAAGCTCAAAAAAGAGGAGCTGGGTGAGACGTACACCCTAGAGCTCAAACGCAACATCGATGTGCTCACATCACTTCCCAAACGAGGATTTAAAATGGTTGGGTTTAAAGCAGAGATGGATGAGAGTAAAGCACTTGCCAATGCAGGTGCGATGCTAGAGAAAAAAGGGTTGGACGCTGTGTGTCTCAATGTGCTTAAAGAGCAAAACAGCTTTGGAAGCAGTAAAAATGAGGTTCATTTTATCACCGCTTCGCATATTCAAAAATTTGCTCTTGCAGGTAAATTTGAGATCGCTGAACAGATCGTGGAGCAGTGTTCACACCTATGA
- a CDS encoding glycoside hydrolase family 3 N-terminal domain-containing protein, producing MMLKFFFSCLLLSSLLHAKTPPLEDMIAQMIIIGFDGTKEGDKWVEQIAKDIKREKIGGVFITEKNVQNPAQLRKLNDYLKAQAPKALPLIVAVEHEGGNSLFEAKKGFSEVPSAHELFQNKDIAETEALYQKLSSDLAQSGVNVNFAPVLDLQPKFDVLDSSKLQRSYAAYEEIVTTYAMLFINALKAEGVMPVVKYFPTSGANLWNNFSSEEDVTKTWRFEQLKPYYDLIAFGKMDAVLISHVMHQELDPKNPTLFSKLVIQGLLRDKMHFEGVVFADNLRTNSIASSIDFKHRVIRSIDAGADILVFTNYFAESASMTFTVNKIIKEAIQSGELSSERIALSYERIVRFKQKLSKRGSHVN from the coding sequence ATGATGCTAAAATTTTTCTTCTCTTGCTTACTGCTTTCTTCGCTTTTGCACGCCAAAACACCTCCATTGGAAGATATGATTGCTCAGATGATTATCATCGGCTTTGATGGCACCAAAGAGGGTGACAAGTGGGTTGAACAGATTGCTAAAGACATTAAACGTGAAAAAATTGGTGGGGTTTTTATCACCGAAAAAAATGTTCAAAACCCAGCACAGCTTAGAAAACTCAATGATTATTTAAAAGCACAAGCACCCAAAGCACTTCCGTTGATCGTGGCAGTTGAACATGAAGGCGGAAACAGTCTGTTTGAGGCTAAAAAAGGTTTTAGCGAAGTTCCCTCTGCGCATGAGCTTTTTCAAAACAAAGATATTGCTGAGACAGAAGCACTGTATCAAAAACTCAGCTCAGATCTTGCTCAAAGTGGTGTTAATGTCAATTTTGCGCCCGTACTTGATCTTCAACCTAAATTTGATGTGCTTGATAGCTCCAAACTGCAACGCAGTTACGCCGCGTATGAAGAGATTGTCACGACCTATGCGATGCTCTTTATCAATGCGCTTAAAGCTGAAGGCGTGATGCCCGTTGTCAAGTATTTCCCCACCTCGGGTGCCAATCTTTGGAATAACTTCTCCAGCGAAGAAGATGTCACAAAAACATGGCGTTTTGAGCAGTTAAAACCCTATTATGATCTGATCGCTTTTGGTAAAATGGACGCCGTTTTGATCTCCCATGTCATGCACCAAGAGCTCGATCCCAAAAATCCAACGCTCTTTTCAAAATTAGTCATTCAAGGCTTGCTAAGAGATAAAATGCACTTTGAAGGCGTCGTTTTTGCCGATAATTTACGCACCAATTCGATTGCGAGTAGTATTGATTTTAAACACCGTGTGATTCGTAGCATCGATGCTGGGGCTGATATATTGGTCTTTACAAACTATTTTGCCGAGAGTGCGAGTATGACCTTTACCGTTAATAAAATTATTAAAGAAGCGATTCAAAGTGGGGAGCTGAGCTCTGAGCGTATTGCTCTCTCCTATGAGCGAATTGTGCGTTTTAAACAAAAATTATCCAAAAGAGGAAGCCATGTTAATTAA
- a CDS encoding amidohydrolase family protein, whose translation MLIKNALVSTQEGVLRHDVLIKEGKIVAIGKALDAAANDEVINADGLYLLPGLIDLNVRFSNSCLNQEYIDKLSNSCLKGGVTTAVVMSDFSPRLESATLLELVKFKIDQAKVNLHMSAPLADEKEDQLHNIATLLNNGAAAILADSHRNANLLRRGMQYATMKKRPLFVQCYEPNLDDNGLMNDGVIASKLGLSGISKISETAEVAKVAEMAHSYGARVVLKSLSTKRSLDIAKSHKALKSDLYTEVSIHHLSKNDTSCDGFNTYAKLMPPLREEEERKALIQALKEGLVDILTSAHSPKSILYKDVAFEDAAFGIGSIEEFLTLAHTFLIKNGVIDFRELIRICCVNPAHILGLSSKGAIEVGYDADLVLFDPKESYEVSNKHSLYYGETLYGKVKKVVVAGKLLLN comes from the coding sequence ATGTTAATTAAGAATGCTTTGGTGTCAACACAAGAGGGCGTTTTACGTCACGATGTCCTGATCAAAGAGGGTAAAATCGTTGCTATTGGCAAAGCGCTTGATGCAGCCGCGAATGATGAAGTGATCAATGCTGATGGGCTTTATTTGCTTCCCGGTCTCATTGATCTTAACGTGCGCTTTTCCAACAGTTGTCTCAATCAAGAATACATCGATAAACTCTCCAACAGCTGTCTCAAAGGCGGCGTTACAACGGCTGTCGTGATGTCTGATTTTAGCCCACGCCTTGAGAGTGCAACACTTTTGGAATTGGTGAAATTTAAGATCGATCAAGCCAAGGTTAATCTGCACATGAGTGCTCCTTTGGCGGATGAAAAAGAAGATCAGCTCCATAACATTGCCACTTTGTTAAACAATGGTGCCGCAGCTATTTTAGCCGATTCGCATCGCAATGCCAACCTTTTAAGACGCGGTATGCAGTACGCAACGATGAAAAAAAGACCGCTTTTTGTACAGTGTTATGAGCCAAATTTGGATGATAATGGACTGATGAACGATGGTGTGATTGCTTCTAAATTAGGACTCTCTGGTATCTCTAAGATCTCTGAAACAGCGGAAGTCGCCAAAGTAGCTGAGATGGCACATTCTTACGGTGCAAGAGTTGTTTTAAAATCGCTCTCAACCAAACGCTCTTTAGACATCGCCAAATCGCATAAAGCCCTTAAATCAGACCTTTACACAGAAGTTTCGATTCATCATCTCTCCAAAAATGACACCAGTTGTGATGGCTTTAACACTTACGCAAAATTGATGCCACCGCTTCGAGAAGAAGAGGAGCGCAAAGCCCTTATTCAAGCACTCAAAGAGGGCTTGGTAGATATTTTAACCTCCGCACATTCTCCTAAATCCATTTTATACAAAGATGTGGCGTTTGAAGATGCCGCTTTTGGGATAGGCTCGATTGAAGAGTTCTTAACACTTGCCCATACATTTTTAATTAAAAATGGCGTGATTGATTTTAGGGAACTTATTCGCATCTGTTGCGTGAATCCTGCGCATATTTTGGGGCTCTCTTCCAAAGGGGCTATCGAAGTGGGGTACGATGCTGATTTGGTCTTATTTGACCCCAAAGAGAGCTATGAAGTGAGCAACAAACACTCGCTCTATTACGGTGAGACGTTGTATGGTAAAGTCAAAAAAGTGGTTGTCGCTGGAAAGCTACTTTTGAATTAA
- the fliP gene encoding flagellar type III secretion system pore protein FliP (The bacterial flagellar biogenesis protein FliP forms a type III secretion system (T3SS)-type pore required for flagellar assembly.) encodes MVLMSPLAFGADTIPTVNLSLSAPDTPQQLVTSLNLVLVLTILTLAPSLVFMMTSFLRLLIVFSFLRQALGTQQMPPSQVMVSLAMILTFFIMEPVMKESYDVAVKPYLEEKMGYQEAFEKGAAPFKAFMIRNTREKDLALFFRIRNLENPKNIEDVPLTVAMPAFMISELKTAFEIGFLLYLPFLVVDMVVSSVLMAMGMMMLPPAMISLPFKLLIFVLVDGWNLLVQRLVESFH; translated from the coding sequence ATGGTGTTGATGTCACCGCTCGCGTTTGGTGCCGACACGATCCCTACCGTTAACCTCTCTTTAAGTGCGCCCGATACACCCCAACAGCTCGTGACTAGCCTAAACCTGGTTCTTGTTTTAACGATTTTGACCCTCGCACCTTCACTGGTGTTTATGATGACCAGTTTTTTACGTCTTCTCATCGTTTTTTCATTCCTGCGACAAGCACTTGGAACGCAACAGATGCCACCGTCTCAAGTCATGGTCTCTTTGGCGATGATCTTGACCTTTTTCATTATGGAACCCGTGATGAAAGAGTCGTACGACGTGGCGGTCAAACCTTATTTAGAAGAAAAAATGGGCTATCAAGAGGCGTTTGAGAAAGGTGCTGCGCCGTTTAAAGCCTTTATGATTCGCAATACCCGTGAGAAAGATTTAGCCCTTTTCTTTCGGATTCGTAACCTTGAAAACCCTAAAAACATCGAAGATGTACCTTTAACAGTAGCGATGCCTGCGTTTATGATCAGTGAGCTTAAAACTGCTTTTGAGATCGGCTTTTTGCTCTATCTGCCTTTTCTCGTTGTCGACATGGTGGTGAGTTCCGTTTTGATGGCGATGGGTATGATGATGTTGCCACCGGCTATGATCTCGTTGCCGTTTAAACTGCTCATTTTTGTACTGGTCGATGGGTGGAACTTGTTGGTGCAACGACTTGTGGAGAGCTTCCATTAG
- the truA gene encoding tRNA pseudouridine(38-40) synthase TruA: protein MRVKITLSYDGSAFIGFQIQKNETKTCQSVAGALTRALRHINIETTVVGSGRTDTGVHATHQVLHVDLPPFWSDLAKLQTQLNAFLAPHIFIQRITPVDDSFHARFDAKKRLYRYVLYDGAYQPFLSHYALHVKPLDVIKLNEYAQVFVGFHNFEYFKKLGGGKTKDERTIFKAGAYRYKHLIVIYFLGDAFLRSQIRMMCGSLLKACDGVLEYNDLIAQRDRKMKVSTTLIPACGLYLSRVFY, encoded by the coding sequence ATGCGTGTTAAAATCACTCTAAGTTACGACGGAAGCGCTTTCATTGGCTTCCAAATTCAAAAAAATGAGACCAAAACCTGCCAAAGTGTTGCAGGTGCTCTGACACGGGCTTTGCGTCATATCAACATTGAGACCACCGTTGTGGGCAGTGGACGCACCGATACGGGTGTGCATGCAACCCATCAAGTTTTACATGTAGACCTTCCACCCTTTTGGAGTGACCTTGCAAAACTTCAAACCCAGCTCAATGCTTTTTTAGCGCCACATATTTTTATTCAGCGCATAACCCCTGTTGATGACTCGTTTCATGCACGTTTTGATGCAAAAAAGAGGCTCTACCGTTATGTGCTTTACGATGGAGCGTATCAGCCGTTTTTATCCCATTATGCTTTACATGTAAAGCCACTCGATGTTATAAAATTGAACGAATATGCGCAGGTTTTTGTCGGATTTCATAACTTTGAGTATTTTAAAAAATTGGGTGGGGGAAAGACCAAAGATGAGCGTACCATCTTTAAAGCAGGAGCCTACCGTTACAAACATCTGATTGTTATCTACTTTTTAGGCGATGCTTTTTTACGCTCTCAGATACGGATGATGTGCGGCAGTTTACTTAAAGCGTGCGATGGCGTGCTTGAGTACAATGATCTTATCGCACAACGCGATCGTAAAATGAAAGTGTCCACAACACTGATTCCAGCGTGCGGACTTTACCTTTCACGGGTCTTTTACTAA